The Candidatus Kapaibacterium sp. genome has a segment encoding these proteins:
- a CDS encoding T9SS type A sorting domain-containing protein — translation MKLSYSLTKKYSIAFLLFLIPILMSLEANSQSWVAQNQQDGFILKKVVSDTTIATGQPFSYTIYFTIPAGATNVTITDQIPAGLQFLAHSFTSACGTPTVVAPAVNAMGGTYSLSWSSLPSGCTGSFTVTVAFPNGVTCPGTSARNNVCLIGMLNGKDYDFCTPYVTTSAIAVNPWGINKYPLGASWQGGNCQYATGNDTITYQICVYKSVGTTGQLNLVSGVVTDTLPTGAVLVSSNCGATQTGNVITWNVGNLSAIPHYNAVCCQFTVYYPPALFPNGTNITNSATLSGSLGSANQPCSNFSVVSNQTCVQKLSFTSGSISKWAYTNRQPGCAGQYLIYICNTGTTPIIFTALDTLPSQLSNYSLGFTWNLNATLNSGIVSITDTLAPGACGYVYINFTIPANAVVGSTITNCAHLTIAGNAPQMVCNSFVVDAPAAKPCVWKEVCNKQVDYTPGSTFRYRLRVQNTGGLPITGSTITDVLNPNLEYVGNPSSYISNTWNTPCTTTPANPWTGVALSYNNVSNTVTATLDTIPATCQNIFYTNCGMYGTSGVPYYFIEFDVKVRDTAALGSVPNQFVLSGGSLGSTTHPSNIDYVLITGVVGYNLMKGVKKPADPNYTPSISTTAGATVDYRLRMNSSGTAALRHVTFVDLLPRNDGTNDGKIIQGCGTRGSQYDVTYSSLTAATPTIFSSWNNAAAALSNVNNLAPTGIPSPAFTIGCGTTGTWAANWSAGQKNIAAYFGPSAIGTSGATIDFAGIVGSNAQPKQTACNTFAVSGWTKHLIQSSLPTFQLAGQLESPTACVAIDTVTQTKPCFEEFQLDVKCDGVTADGLKKYIFSISAVSCAPATLIISSPDGTFSPSTFTLATSSWTINTNFTHTSANNPITINYSLLCNGEVCRDSIFRDLPDCPNEPPKDECCAKFINNIGVPKISSNSSTGSVAMAIPMIAGPAPIKSFTATIVSAQMRRVCGNNASAWTRIFGDITGGNLAVPPAPGPQLLSIFSREAKWGPGHCIDWTKGAVLHLNMLFPPFSGGLKCRDTLRYSIRYSFTDCECRTCDTVVTYTVVRKWKFLPWDVAVGEIKFDRLTGEVKPGGDEFQSEQPDITSIIMDDETNGTLWVISPDHVDNDVTITAIEMRSSEVTILEISNGDEKGIVQDDIAYVATDIARGDVGGIKFRVGKSTPQLSFTFNVRFAYKVEGFEETFWTEPIPYLVRVPGAEPDILDIEMNHKPDRVRTYAMYFSSSNGYNQDIAAIGIKPTNNMRILAVGPPNAGDEPAYLVPRKQDDGSYIITVPGLGIMGVEALTRVSPIYITLSNVDDTNAEIEFTTFDGDAVMVSNGSLMLTNPISSVMNDGFDMGGDSEIQSVIPNPANNTATITISVKHDVTSAKLSIVDVLGREVITVTDANSLLMQGTHLHSIDVSKLPAGMYFVTFETNNSVVSKALSIVR, via the coding sequence ATGAAGTTAAGTTACTCATTAACAAAAAAGTATTCTATTGCTTTTTTGTTGTTTCTGATACCAATTTTGATGAGTTTAGAAGCCAATTCCCAGAGTTGGGTTGCCCAAAATCAACAAGATGGTTTTATCCTCAAAAAGGTTGTAAGCGATACTACAATTGCTACAGGACAGCCTTTTAGTTATACGATATACTTCACGATTCCTGCAGGAGCTACAAACGTAACTATAACAGACCAGATACCTGCAGGCTTGCAATTTCTAGCACATTCGTTTACGAGTGCCTGCGGAACTCCAACAGTAGTGGCTCCTGCGGTAAATGCAATGGGTGGCACATATTCTCTAAGTTGGAGTAGTTTACCAAGCGGTTGCACAGGGTCTTTTACCGTAACTGTTGCATTCCCAAATGGTGTAACATGCCCTGGAACAAGTGCCAGAAACAATGTCTGTTTGATAGGAATGTTAAACGGTAAAGATTATGATTTCTGTACACCATATGTAACAACTTCCGCGATTGCTGTCAATCCTTGGGGAATCAACAAATATCCGTTGGGAGCTTCATGGCAAGGCGGCAATTGTCAATATGCAACGGGTAATGATACAATCACGTATCAAATTTGTGTTTATAAATCTGTTGGTACTACGGGTCAATTAAATTTAGTAAGTGGTGTTGTGACTGATACTCTACCCACCGGTGCAGTATTAGTTAGTTCTAATTGCGGTGCAACTCAAACAGGCAATGTAATTACTTGGAATGTGGGCAACTTGAGTGCTATTCCGCATTACAATGCTGTTTGTTGCCAGTTTACAGTTTACTATCCGCCAGCTCTATTCCCGAACGGTACGAACATCACAAACTCAGCAACTCTATCAGGTTCACTCGGCAGTGCAAATCAGCCTTGTAGTAATTTCAGCGTGGTAAGCAACCAAACTTGTGTTCAGAAATTATCTTTCACAAGCGGTTCAATCAGCAAATGGGCTTATACAAATCGCCAACCCGGTTGTGCCGGTCAATATTTGATTTATATTTGCAACACCGGTACAACCCCAATTATATTTACTGCATTGGATACGCTTCCGTCGCAATTATCTAATTATAGTTTAGGCTTTACTTGGAATCTTAATGCAACACTCAATTCCGGCATAGTAAGTATAACTGATACTTTGGCTCCCGGAGCTTGCGGATATGTGTATATCAATTTTACAATCCCTGCTAATGCAGTTGTTGGTTCTACAATTACTAATTGTGCACATTTAACTATTGCAGGTAATGCCCCACAAATGGTTTGTAATTCGTTTGTCGTAGATGCTCCTGCCGCAAAACCTTGCGTTTGGAAGGAAGTTTGCAACAAACAGGTAGATTATACTCCGGGTTCGACATTTAGATATCGCTTGAGAGTTCAAAATACAGGTGGATTGCCGATTACAGGTTCGACAATTACTGATGTTCTTAACCCGAATCTCGAATATGTTGGCAATCCGTCATCATATATAAGCAATACTTGGAATACTCCTTGTACTACAACGCCTGCCAATCCTTGGACAGGAGTCGCTTTGTCGTACAATAATGTATCGAATACTGTAACAGCTACTCTTGATACAATTCCTGCTACATGTCAAAATATTTTCTACACTAATTGTGGAATGTACGGCACGTCGGGAGTTCCATATTACTTTATCGAATTTGACGTGAAAGTCCGCGATACAGCAGCTTTGGGTAGCGTACCTAATCAATTCGTACTTTCCGGTGGCTCGCTTGGTTCAACAACGCATCCGTCAAACATTGATTATGTATTGATAACCGGTGTTGTAGGATATAATTTGATGAAGGGCGTTAAGAAACCGGCTGACCCGAATTACACTCCTTCGATTTCGACTACAGCAGGCGCTACAGTTGATTATCGCTTGAGAATGAATTCCTCCGGTACAGCAGCACTTCGTCATGTGACATTTGTTGATTTGTTACCGAGAAATGATGGTACTAACGATGGTAAAATTATCCAAGGTTGTGGCACACGTGGCAGCCAATACGATGTAACTTATTCCTCATTGACAGCGGCAACTCCTACAATATTCTCATCGTGGAATAATGCGGCGGCTGCATTGTCAAATGTCAATAACCTCGCCCCTACCGGAATTCCGAGTCCGGCATTTACAATTGGATGCGGAACGACAGGAACTTGGGCTGCAAATTGGAGTGCAGGACAAAAGAATATTGCTGCTTATTTCGGTCCGAGTGCAATTGGTACTTCTGGCGCTACAATTGATTTTGCCGGAATAGTTGGCTCTAATGCTCAACCTAAGCAAACTGCATGTAATACTTTTGCAGTAAGCGGATGGACTAAGCACTTGATTCAGAGTAGTCTCCCCACTTTCCAACTTGCAGGACAACTCGAATCGCCGACAGCATGTGTGGCAATTGATACGGTTACTCAAACTAAGCCTTGTTTTGAAGAGTTCCAATTAGATGTCAAGTGCGACGGTGTTACTGCGGATGGATTGAAGAAATACATTTTCTCTATCAGTGCAGTTTCTTGTGCTCCTGCGACCTTGATTATAAGTTCGCCTGATGGTACTTTTTCGCCATCTACATTTACTTTGGCTACAAGCTCATGGACTATAAATACAAACTTCACTCATACTTCTGCTAATAATCCTATTACCATAAATTACAGTTTACTTTGCAATGGCGAAGTTTGCCGTGACAGCATATTTAGGGATTTACCGGATTGTCCGAACGAACCGCCAAAAGATGAATGTTGTGCGAAATTTATAAATAATATCGGAGTTCCTAAAATTAGTTCAAATAGCTCCACAGGCTCAGTTGCAATGGCAATACCAATGATTGCAGGACCTGCTCCGATTAAATCATTTACAGCTACAATTGTAAGTGCTCAAATGAGAAGAGTATGTGGAAATAATGCATCTGCTTGGACACGTATATTTGGTGATATTACAGGTGGCAACTTAGCTGTTCCGCCGGCGCCCGGTCCACAGCTATTGTCTATTTTCAGTCGCGAAGCTAAATGGGGTCCGGGGCATTGCATTGATTGGACGAAAGGAGCCGTACTCCATCTTAATATGCTGTTCCCACCATTCTCCGGTGGATTGAAATGCCGTGACACACTACGTTACTCAATTAGATACAGCTTCACAGATTGTGAATGTCGTACATGCGATACAGTTGTCACTTATACAGTGGTTAGAAAATGGAAATTCCTGCCTTGGGATGTTGCTGTTGGAGAAATCAAATTTGATAGGCTCACGGGAGAAGTCAAACCGGGTGGCGATGAATTCCAAAGCGAACAACCGGATATTACTTCAATAATTATGGACGACGAAACCAACGGTACTTTGTGGGTAATCAGCCCCGACCATGTGGACAATGACGTTACCATAACAGCTATTGAAATGCGTTCATCCGAAGTCACTATACTTGAAATCTCGAACGGAGACGAGAAAGGTATCGTTCAAGATGACATAGCTTATGTAGCTACAGATATTGCTCGTGGGGATGTCGGTGGAATTAAATTTAGGGTTGGTAAAAGCACACCACAGTTGTCATTCACATTTAATGTCCGCTTTGCATATAAAGTCGAAGGATTTGAAGAAACATTCTGGACCGAACCGATTCCGTATTTGGTAAGAGTACCTGGTGCTGAACCGGATATTTTGGATATCGAAATGAATCACAAACCAGACAGAGTTCGTACATACGCAATGTATTTCAGTAGTTCTAACGGTTACAACCAAGATATTGCAGCAATTGGAATTAAACCTACAAATAATATGAGAATATTAGCTGTAGGTCCTCCAAATGCCGGAGATGAGCCCGCATATTTAGTTCCGCGCAAGCAGGATGACGGCTCTTATATCATTACCGTTCCGGGCTTAGGAATAATGGGTGTCGAAGCTTTAACACGTGTCAGCCCGATATACATCACACTCTCGAATGTTGATGATACCAATGCTGAAATTGAATTCACTACATTCGATGGAGATGCCGTAATGGTTTCTAACGGTAGCTTGATGCTTACCAATCCAATTTCATCGGTAATGAATGATGGATTCGATATGGGCGGAGATTCGGAAATACAATCGGTAATTCCAAATCCGGCAAATAACACTGCTACAATTACAATTTCAGTCAAGCATGATGTCACAAGTGCCAAATTGAGCATAGTTGACGTTCTGGGACGTGAAGTAATCACAGTAACAGATGCAAACTCGCTATTGATGCAAGGAACACATCTGCATTCAATTGACGTTAGCAAATTGCCGGCAGGTATGTATTTCGTAACATTCGAAACGAACAATTCAGTAGTTTCCAAAGCACTCTCGATAGTGCGATAA
- a CDS encoding response regulator, protein MTRKILMIDDDKDILASYQVNLRKDFIVRIASNANQAMEILKEEADIGVIVTDYKMPDVNGINLLKMIRQIYPDPIRIMITGFADMQIAVNAVNEGSIFRFLTKPMPTPELKQIIQDALVQYNLKKNEKELLNNTLKGTLKLLIDLISLSIPQSLNIGSQARLVARKIGVKTGEIELWELEVASLLSNIGLLMLPNEIIQKKADGKELTSNEVAVYSNLPELGAKLLANIPRFEKISDAILHMNDNFGSKIDRNVANESIPLYSRILKVSNDYIQLIQSNKTPLEAYEKMLELYYQYDPKLLELLLTEVVGSDNKRKIKQIQLMELKGGMVAAKDIVDDRDTVLFKKDKEITEPIIIRLQQISNVRNIVEPLLVYEQ, encoded by the coding sequence ATGACAAGAAAGATATTGATGATTGATGATGATAAGGATATTTTAGCATCCTATCAAGTTAATTTGCGTAAAGATTTTATCGTTAGAATTGCATCCAATGCCAATCAGGCAATGGAAATTCTTAAAGAAGAAGCTGACATAGGTGTAATCGTAACTGATTACAAAATGCCAGATGTAAATGGCATAAACTTGTTGAAAATGATACGCCAAATTTACCCCGATCCTATAAGAATAATGATTACCGGTTTTGCAGATATGCAAATTGCGGTTAATGCTGTCAACGAGGGTTCAATTTTCAGATTTTTAACCAAACCAATGCCCACTCCTGAATTGAAACAGATTATTCAAGATGCTTTAGTTCAATATAATTTGAAAAAAAATGAGAAGGAACTGCTGAACAATACCTTAAAAGGCACTTTGAAATTGTTAATCGACCTAATTTCATTGTCTATTCCGCAATCACTGAATATTGGTTCGCAAGCTCGTCTGGTTGCCCGCAAAATTGGTGTTAAAACCGGAGAAATTGAATTGTGGGAGCTCGAAGTTGCATCATTACTTTCAAATATTGGTCTCTTGATGCTGCCAAACGAAATTATACAAAAGAAAGCTGACGGAAAAGAATTGACTTCAAATGAAGTAGCTGTTTACAGTAATCTTCCTGAATTAGGTGCAAAATTACTCGCAAATATTCCAAGATTTGAGAAAATATCGGATGCTATTTTGCATATGAATGATAATTTTGGAAGTAAAATTGACAGAAATGTTGCAAACGAATCTATTCCGCTCTATTCGAGGATTCTCAAAGTTTCTAATGATTATATCCAACTCATTCAATCGAACAAAACCCCTCTCGAAGCTTATGAGAAAATGCTTGAATTGTACTATCAATACGACCCTAAGTTATTAGAATTGCTTCTTACGGAAGTTGTTGGCTCCGATAATAAACGGAAAATCAAACAAATCCAGCTTATGGAGCTCAAGGGTGGAATGGTTGCTGCTAAGGACATTGTTGATGACCGCGATACTGTGTTGTTCAAAAAGGATAAAGAAATCACAGAGCCAATCATAATCAGACTTCAACAAATCTCGAATGTTCGAAATATAGTTGAACCATTATTGGTTTATGAACAATAA
- a CDS encoding ATP-binding protein, with protein MMQEHLYKGALDLSPNSIVILNSAGKILYVNKKFTTTTLFKFNEVLNRNVKDNLPYMCEFADNSVWEILLSEKEWHGQAKNIRKNGNYFWESVSIYAQRDEESYRNFYVIIKDDITERIKIENQRTISKKLESIGHLAAGIAHEINSPLQFVNDSIYFLDISFNDMIVYIKTIENHIKNNAESIENYEELNNSLQSLKENLDLEFVLNEVPDAFNRISNGLGRVNKIITAMKRFTHSSQNEKSLTDINQEIEMATILTKNEWKYVADMKLNLAEDLPLVFCLVDEINQVLINLIVNASHAIADKKEMTETDGTITITTSIEGNDCKITVSDTGKGILPENMDKVFDPFFTTKDPGKGTGQGLSLSHDVIVTKHGGQIYLESEYGYGTTVTIKIPK; from the coding sequence ATGATGCAAGAACATTTATACAAAGGTGCATTAGATTTGAGCCCGAATTCAATAGTGATATTGAATTCGGCAGGGAAAATATTGTATGTAAATAAGAAATTTACAACGACTACATTATTCAAATTTAATGAAGTCCTAAATAGGAATGTGAAGGACAACTTGCCTTACATGTGCGAATTTGCCGATAATAGTGTATGGGAAATATTATTAAGCGAAAAAGAATGGCACGGACAAGCCAAAAATATTAGGAAGAATGGTAATTATTTTTGGGAGTCGGTTTCGATTTATGCCCAAAGAGATGAAGAATCATACCGCAATTTTTATGTGATTATCAAGGATGATATTACTGAGAGAATTAAAATTGAAAACCAACGAACGATTTCTAAGAAATTGGAATCAATCGGACATTTGGCAGCTGGTATTGCTCACGAAATTAATTCCCCACTGCAATTTGTCAATGACAGCATCTATTTTCTCGATATTTCATTCAACGACATGATAGTGTATATCAAAACTATCGAAAACCACATTAAGAACAATGCCGAAAGTATTGAAAATTATGAAGAATTGAACAATTCGTTACAGTCTTTGAAAGAAAATTTGGATTTAGAATTTGTACTCAATGAAGTACCCGATGCATTTAATAGAATTTCGAACGGCTTAGGCAGAGTGAATAAAATCATAACAGCGATGAAACGTTTCACCCATTCGAGTCAAAATGAGAAATCATTGACGGACATAAATCAAGAAATTGAAATGGCAACCATACTGACAAAAAATGAATGGAAATATGTTGCTGATATGAAACTAAATCTTGCCGAAGATTTGCCTTTGGTTTTTTGTTTAGTTGACGAAATCAATCAAGTGCTAATCAATCTTATTGTTAACGCTTCTCATGCTATAGCTGATAAAAAAGAAATGACAGAAACAGATGGAACAATAACAATAACGACTTCAATCGAGGGTAACGATTGCAAAATTACAGTCTCTGACACAGGAAAAGGGATTTTGCCTGAAAACATGGATAAAGTTTTCGACCCATTCTTTACGACAAAGGACCCGGGTAAAGGTACAGGACAAGGTTTATCGCTTTCGCATGATGTGATAGTCACTAAACATGGCGGACAAATTTACTTAGAATCGGAATACGGTTACGGAACTACGGTGACCATTAAAATTCCTAAATAA
- a CDS encoding valine--tRNA ligase yields the protein MINEFPKAYEPNSVESKWYKIWNDNNLFDSNRLDSTKNYSILMPPPNVTGILHFGHVLNMTIQDMLIRRKRMQGYNVCWFPGTDHAGIATQTRVEKEIAAEGLTKYDLGREKFLERVWQFKEKYGSIIIEQIKTIGASCDWNKQIFTMDEAPSHAVREVFIRLFEEGLIYKGKRIINWSPLSQTALSDEEVDFREVKEHLYTMKYYFDNGTDYITVSTARPETIFGDIAIAVNPNDERFKHMLGQFVNVPLVGRRIPIIADEYADPEFGTGCVKITPAHDPNDFEVGLRHNLEIINTINPDGTLNEMTGKYANLDRFVARKQIVEDLNANNLIEKTEDYVHNVGFSQRGGEPIEPYLSDQWFVNMKPLAAEALEKVTSGQIRFHPNHWVKTYEHWMHNIRDWCISRQLWWGHRIPVYYSEDGRFVAAHNEQSARVKLNLDDSAILSQDADVLDTWFSSWIWPMTTMQWLHDGVIDEPDDMKRFLPTDLLVTAPDIIFFWVARMIMATSHFKNTIPFTDVYFTSLIRDGKGRKLSKSLGNSPDPLNVIDKYGADAVRFTMIYLSPLGLDVRMEVDIESQDIPSMEIGRNFCNKIWNAGRFLLMKKEQIVTDTGLNNDSILQAKDYSTSDKWIASRLNNVLKSSELMLSNYKVNDYSKALYDFIWRDFCDWYVEIVKVQTGQDAAPERRIETINFAIHVYETILQLIHPIMPFISEEIWHLLNQKPENESISTHNIADFDEKLIDTKIESNFILLQTIIEETRKLRASKNIPPSKKLPLTISCKNDEIAKFFQSENEIVAFLGRCSEVKVGVNVDRPLICLTTIVHEIELYLEIGEAIDIEQEKIKLSKEIERLKNLIISGEKKLSNEKFMSNAAPEIIRSEQEKLASLKVSLTLAASNLNSL from the coding sequence ATGATAAATGAATTTCCTAAAGCATATGAACCAAACTCTGTAGAGAGTAAATGGTATAAAATCTGGAACGATAATAATCTGTTTGATTCTAATCGGTTAGATTCAACTAAAAATTACAGTATTCTCATGCCTCCGCCCAATGTTACAGGCATTCTTCATTTCGGACATGTATTGAATATGACCATTCAAGATATGTTAATCCGAAGAAAACGGATGCAAGGCTACAACGTTTGCTGGTTTCCGGGTACTGACCATGCCGGAATTGCAACCCAAACCAGAGTAGAAAAAGAGATTGCGGCTGAAGGGCTGACAAAATATGACTTAGGCAGGGAAAAATTTCTCGAGCGAGTCTGGCAATTTAAAGAAAAGTACGGAAGTATAATAATAGAGCAAATCAAAACAATCGGTGCTTCCTGCGATTGGAATAAGCAAATATTTACGATGGACGAAGCCCCAAGTCATGCTGTCAGGGAAGTCTTTATAAGATTGTTCGAAGAAGGTTTGATTTATAAAGGCAAAAGAATCATCAATTGGTCTCCCCTGTCTCAAACAGCACTCTCGGACGAAGAAGTGGATTTCAGAGAAGTTAAAGAGCATCTTTATACCATGAAGTACTATTTCGATAATGGTACTGATTATATCACTGTTTCTACTGCCCGCCCAGAAACAATTTTTGGTGATATTGCAATTGCAGTCAACCCAAATGACGAACGTTTCAAACATATGCTCGGACAATTTGTAAACGTGCCATTAGTAGGAAGGCGAATCCCAATCATTGCCGATGAATATGCAGACCCCGAATTCGGAACGGGATGTGTTAAAATCACTCCTGCCCACGACCCTAATGACTTTGAAGTTGGACTACGCCACAATCTTGAGATAATCAATACTATCAATCCGGACGGCACATTAAATGAAATGACCGGAAAGTATGCTAATTTGGATAGATTCGTAGCACGTAAGCAAATTGTTGAAGATTTGAATGCGAACAATTTGATTGAAAAAACTGAAGACTATGTACATAATGTTGGCTTTTCCCAGAGGGGCGGCGAACCAATTGAACCATATCTAAGCGACCAGTGGTTTGTGAATATGAAACCACTTGCTGCCGAAGCTCTCGAAAAAGTTACGTCAGGACAAATTAGATTCCACCCTAATCATTGGGTAAAAACATACGAACATTGGATGCATAATATTAGAGATTGGTGTATTTCCCGACAACTTTGGTGGGGACACCGTATTCCGGTATATTATTCGGAAGACGGCAGATTCGTGGCAGCACATAATGAGCAATCAGCAAGGGTCAAACTTAATCTTGATGATAGTGCTATTTTAAGCCAAGACGCTGATGTATTGGATACTTGGTTTTCATCATGGATTTGGCCCATGACAACCATGCAATGGCTTCACGATGGAGTTATTGACGAACCAGACGATATGAAACGATTCCTGCCGACAGATTTGCTCGTTACTGCACCGGACATCATCTTTTTCTGGGTTGCAAGAATGATTATGGCTACTTCCCATTTCAAAAATACGATACCGTTTACCGATGTTTATTTCACGAGTTTGATTAGAGACGGCAAAGGACGCAAACTTTCAAAATCTCTCGGCAATTCTCCTGACCCGTTGAATGTAATTGATAAATATGGCGCTGATGCTGTCAGATTTACAATGATTTATTTATCACCATTGGGATTAGATGTCCGTATGGAAGTTGACATCGAATCTCAAGACATACCTTCGATGGAAATAGGGCGAAACTTTTGCAATAAAATTTGGAATGCCGGTAGATTTTTATTAATGAAAAAGGAACAAATTGTTACTGATACCGGATTAAATAATGATTCAATATTGCAAGCTAAAGATTATTCAACTTCTGATAAATGGATTGCTTCTCGCTTAAACAATGTTCTTAAGTCATCCGAGTTAATGCTTTCTAATTACAAGGTTAACGATTATTCTAAAGCACTTTATGACTTTATTTGGCGAGATTTCTGCGATTGGTACGTTGAAATAGTCAAAGTTCAAACCGGGCAAGATGCAGCACCTGAAAGAAGAATTGAAACTATAAATTTTGCAATTCATGTTTATGAAACTATATTGCAGTTGATTCATCCAATTATGCCGTTTATCTCAGAAGAAATTTGGCATTTGCTCAATCAAAAGCCTGAAAATGAGTCAATCAGCACTCACAATATCGCCGATTTTGATGAGAAGTTGATTGATACAAAAATTGAGAGTAATTTCATTCTGTTGCAAACAATTATCGAAGAAACCAGAAAGCTGAGGGCATCTAAAAATATCCCACCGTCGAAAAAATTACCTTTGACAATTTCTTGCAAAAATGATGAAATCGCTAAATTCTTCCAATCTGAGAATGAAATTGTTGCATTTCTCGGGCGTTGCTCGGAAGTAAAAGTCGGTGTTAATGTGGACCGCCCTTTGATTTGTTTGACGACCATTGTACATGAAATCGAATTGTATCTCGAAATTGGTGAAGCCATTGATATCGAACAAGAGAAAATCAAACTATCGAAAGAAATTGAACGGTTGAAGAATTTGATTATATCCGGTGAGAAAAAATTGAGCAACGAGAAATTCATGAGTAACGCAGCGCCCGAAATAATCCGAAGCGAACAGGAGAAACTCGCAAGCTTGAAAGTATCTTTAACATTAGCAGCAAGTAATTTAAATAGCTTGTAG
- a CDS encoding LysM peptidoglycan-binding domain-containing protein gives MKNLLIIFALLMIASVAIQAQVVPPPANKPDVDLTKDEATLRINQYLQVVQDLEKRLNDANVKVDGLKAKLEEVNKQLRDCEDETKRLLGATDADIAAFKQRLGVIENKVREMQRLSDSQLADRQDEVRQLEADLNELRNNKIALIPEFYNKIISLAKDIKGLYREKKITTYTVGTWAENRDCLWNIAGKIEIYGDPFMWPKIWQANTDQIRNPDIIHPGQVLQIPVKGPKSSEEIKAERTYWRMKKEAQAENDAAVQPGVN, from the coding sequence ATGAAAAACTTGTTAATAATTTTTGCCTTATTGATGATTGCATCTGTAGCAATCCAGGCACAGGTGGTTCCGCCACCGGCAAACAAACCCGATGTTGATTTGACGAAAGATGAAGCTACTTTAAGAATAAACCAATACCTTCAGGTCGTTCAAGATCTTGAAAAAAGATTGAATGATGCAAATGTTAAGGTAGATGGCTTGAAAGCTAAACTTGAAGAGGTAAACAAGCAACTTAGGGATTGCGAAGACGAAACTAAGCGTCTTTTGGGTGCAACCGATGCTGATATTGCTGCTTTCAAACAAAGATTGGGCGTTATCGAAAACAAAGTTCGCGAAATGCAAAGACTATCAGATAGTCAACTTGCTGACCGTCAAGACGAAGTCCGCCAATTGGAAGCTGATTTGAACGAACTTCGCAACAATAAAATTGCTTTGATACCTGAATTTTACAATAAAATTATTTCATTGGCAAAAGATATCAAAGGGCTTTACAGAGAAAAGAAAATCACTACTTATACAGTTGGCACATGGGCTGAAAATCGCGACTGTTTGTGGAATATCGCAGGCAAAATCGAAATTTACGGCGACCCATTCATGTGGCCTAAAATCTGGCAAGCAAATACTGACCAAATCAGAAACCCTGATATTATCCATCCCGGTCAAGTATTGCAAATTCCTGTCAAAGGACCCAAATCCAGCGAAGAAATCAAAGCTGAGCGTACTTACTGGAGAATGAAGAAAGAAGCTCAAGCTGAAAATGATGCTGCTGTACAACCCGGCGTAAATTAA